The Helianthus annuus cultivar XRQ/B chromosome 16, HanXRQr2.0-SUNRISE, whole genome shotgun sequence genome includes a window with the following:
- the LOC110917260 gene encoding probable calcium-binding protein CML25: protein MKSCALEVISSFISMDVSNQLKQVFKFFDIDGDGKISHTELTNVLLTFGQEKSKATIEAQGILKEVDFNGDGFIDLEEFMAIMDGSKPVFACSKVDDGDHDLRNAFLVFDSDKNGLISAKELQRVLISLGCSNSKLGKCRKMIKGVDKDGDGFVDFEEFKSMMSIGIN, encoded by the coding sequence ATGAAATCATGTGCTCTAGAAGTCATCTCGTCTTTTATATCTATGGATGTCTCAAATCAACTCAAGCAAGTCTTTAAATTCTTTGACATAGATGGAGATGGCAAGATTTCTCATACGGAGCTCACAAATGTGTTGTTGACTTTTGGTCAAGAAAAGTCAAAGGCCACCATTGAAGCTCAAGGGATACTCAAAGAGGTTGACTTTAATGGAGATGGGTTCATTGACTTGGAGGAGTTCATGGCCATCATGGATGGTTCCAAGCCTGTTTTTGCTTGTTCTAAGGTAGATGATGGTGATCATGATCTTAGAAATGCTTTTTTGGTGTTTGATAGTGATAAAAATGGACTCATTTCTGCAAAGGAGTTGCAAAGGGTGCTCATTAGCCTTGGATGTAGCAATTCTAAGCTTGGAAAATGTAGAAAGATGATCAAAGGTGTTGATAAAGATGGGGATGGTTTTGTTGACTTTGAGGAATTTAAGTCCATGATGTCCATTGGAATCAACTAG
- the LOC110915232 gene encoding brefeldin A-inhibited guanine nucleotide-exchange protein 2, with amino-acid sequence MAVSVSESRLINTILVPALEKIIKNSSWRKHSKLANESKSVLDHITSNNHQSDAATSSQPPVPGVLHDSGTTELTLAESELILSPFINACCSDNIKIVEPAVDCIQKLIAYGYLHGEADPSGGPDAKLLAKVIESVCKCCEFGEEGVELLVLKTILSAVTSVSLRIHGDSLLQIVRTCYDVYLGSKYAVNQTTAKASLVQMLVIVFRRMEADSSTVPVQPIVVAEMMEPLEKGGDGDSAAAVFVQGFISKVIHGMDGVLNPGMPVGSNAGGSGVHDGAFETKMKTVEATNPADLLDSTDKDMLDAKYWEISMYKTALEGRKGELADGEGDREDEMDVQIGNKLRRDAFLVFRALCKLSMKTPPKDALADPQLMRGKIVALELLKILLENAGAVFRTSERFLGAIKQYLCLSLLKNSASTLIIVFQLSCSIFISLLSRFRAGLKAEIGVFFPMIVLRVLENVAQPNFQQKMIVLRFLERLCVDSQVLVDIFVNYDCDVNSSNIFERMVNGLLKTAQGVPPGVATTLLPPQDITMKLEAMKCLIAVLKSMGDWMNKQLRIPDPHSTKKPELADNIPEIGNPPIENGISNEHELVEGSDSQSDPSSEVSDASAIEQRRAYKLELQEGISLFNRKPKKGIEFLINVNKVGSSPEEIAEFLKNASGLNKTLIGDYLGEREDLSLKVMHAYIDSFDFRGMDFDEAIRVFLRGFRLPGEAQKIDRIMEKFAERYCKCNPKAFTSADTAYVLAYSVIMLNTDAHNAMVKNKMSADDFIRNNRGIDDGKDLPEEYLRSLFERISRNEIKMKEDDFALQQKQSVNSNMILSLDSILNIVVRKNYDENQTSDDLMRHMQEQFKEKARKSESVFYPATDVFILTFMIEVCWAPMLAAFSVPLDRNDDEIIISLCLEGFRCAIHVTSAMSMKTHRDAFLTSLAKFTSLHSPADIKQKNIEAIKAIVTIADEDGNYLQDAWEHILTCVSRFEHLHLLGEGAPPDAAFFAVNQNESEKSKQTKSNILPVLKKKGAGRIQPATRRGSYDSAGIGGNTSAGITSEQVNNLVSKYNMLEQVGEMNRIFIKSQKLNSEAIVDFVKALCKVSMEELKSTSDPRVFSLTKIVEIAHYNMNRIRLVWTSIWNVLSNFFVTIGCSENLSIAIFAMDSLRQLSMKFLEREELANYNFQNEFMKPFVIVMRKSNAVEIRELIIRCISQMVLSRVNNVKSGWKSMFMVFTTAAYDDHQNIVLLAFEMIEKIVRDYFPYITETETTTFTDCVNCLIAFTGSRFDKDISLNAIAFLRLCAAKLAKGGLGSSSMNKDKDIGYLEDKDGTLYFWFPLLAGLSELSFDPRPEIRKSALEALFDTLRNHGHHFSLPLWEKVFDSVLFPIFDYVRHAIDPSGENSSEHGIDADVDGFDQDTWLYETCTLALQLVVDLFVNFYDTVNPLLRKVLTLLVSFIKRPHQSLAGIGIASFVRLMSNAGELFSDDKWLEVVLSLKEAANATLPDFSSILDRDSLDVNDEDAYESRMEDEDLDNLRRERLYAAVSDVKCRAAVQLLLIQGIIEIYNMYRSQLSTNNTLVVFEAVHRVAIHAHTINADVALRSKLQELGPMTQMQDPPLLRLEIESYQTCLTFLQNLAVDQPPFYNESKAGSQLVDLCQEVLKFYVEVARPPFLTESSSNRAHWLIPLGSGRKRELGTRAPLIVTTLQAICSLGDSSFEKNLSNFFPLFSNLIRCEHGSSEVQGALREILSSSVGPVLLRSC; translated from the exons ATGGCCGTTTCGGTATCCGAATCGCGCCTCATCAACACCATACTAGTTCCAGCCCTagaaaaaatcatcaaaaacagcTCATGGCGCAAACACTCAAAACTCGCAAACGAATCCAAATCCGTACTCGACCACATCACTTCAAACAACCACCAATCAGACGCTGCCACGTCATCTCAACCACCAGTTCCAGGAGTCCTCCACGATTCCGGCACCACCGAGCTAACCCTAGCTGAATCAGAACTCATATTAAGTCCTTTTATTAATGCCTGTTGTTCTGATAATATTAAAATTGTTGAACCTGCTGTTGATTGTATACAGAAATTGATAGCTTATGGTTACTTACACGGTGAAGCGGACCCTAGCGGTGGTCCGGATGCGAAATTGTTAGCGAAAGTGATCGAATCGGTGTGTAAATGTTGTGAGTTTGGTGAGGAAGGAGTGGAGTTGTTGGTGTTGAAGACAATTTTGTCTGCGGTTACGTCGGTTTCGTTGAGGATACATGGTGATAGTTTGTTGCAGATTGTTAGGACTTGTTATGATGTTTATTTAGGGAGTAAGTATGCGGTTAATCAGACGACTGCGAAGGCGTCGTTGGTGCAGATGCTTGTGATTGTGTTTAGGAGGATGGAGGCAGATAGTTCGACGGTGCCAGTGCAGCCGATTGTTGTGGCGGAGATGATGGAGCCGTTGGAGAAGGGGGGAGATGGTGATAGTGCGGCTGCAGTGTTTGTGCAAGGGTTTATTAGTAAGGTTATTCATGGAATGGATGGGGTTTTGAATCCGGGGATGCCGGTTGGATCCAATGCAGGTGGAAGTGGAGTGCATGATGGGGCGTTTGAGACGAAGATGAAGACTGTGGAGGCGACGAATCCAGCGGATTTGTTGGACTCTACGGATAAGGATATGTTGGATGCTAAGTATTGGGAGATTAGTATGTATAAGACGGCGTTGGAGGGGCGGAAAGGGGAATTGGCGGATGGGGAGGGTGATAGGGAGGATGAAATGGATGTTCAGATTGGGAATAAGCTGAGAAGGGATGCATTTTTAGTGTTTCGTGCTCTTTGTAAGCTGTCGATGAAGACTCCTCCCAAAGATGCGTTGGCGGACCCGCAGTTGATGCGTGGAAAGATTGTTGCTTTGGAGTTGTTGAAGATCTTGCTGGAGAATGCAGGGGCGGTTTTTAGAACTAGTGAAAG GTTTTTAGGTGCCATTAAGCAGTACTTATGCTTATCTTTGCTCAAGAATAGCGCATCAACCCTTATAATTGTATTTCAGCTCTCTTGCTCAATTTTCATTAGCTTGTTGTCGAGATTTCGAGCTGGCTTGAAGGCAGAAATCGGAGTATTCTTTCCCATGATTGTTCTCAGAGTTCTCGAGAATGTCGCTCAACCTAATTTTCAGCAAAAGATGATAGTACTGCGGTTTCTCGAAAGATTATGTGTTGATTCACAGGTTTTAGTTGATATATTCGTCAACTATGATTGTGATGTCAATTCATCTAACATTTTTGAAAG AATGGTCAATGGGCTTCTTAAGACTGCCCAAGGGGTCCCACCTGGAGTTGCAACTACACTTTTGCCACCTCAGGATATTACCATGAAACTTGAAGCTATGAAGTGTTTAATTGCGGTTTTGAAATCAATGGGAGATTGGATGAATAAACAGTTACGCATTCCCGATCCTCATTCTACAAAGAAACCTGAGCTGGCAGATAATATTCCTGAAATTGGAAATCCACCAATAGAAAATGGAATTTCAAATGAGCATGAGCTTGTTGAGGGCTCTGATTCTCAATCTGATCCCTCTAGTGAAGTTTCAGATGCTTCAGCGATCGAGCAACGTCGGGCTTACAAACTCGAACTTCAA GAAGGTATATCGCTTTTTAACCGGAAGCCTAAAAAGGGAATTGAATTCTTGATCAACGTGAATAAGGTGGGGAGTTCACCTGAAGAAATTGCGGAGTTTCTGAAAAATGCATCTGGTTTAAACAAGACGTTGATTGGTGATTATCTTGGTGAAAGAGAAGATTTATCACTGAAAGTAATGCATGCATACATTGACTCGTTTGACTTTCGTGGTATGGATTTTGATGAAGCAATCAGAGTCTTTTTACGGGGCTTTAGGTTACCCGGTGAAGCACAAAAAATTGATCGAATTATGGAAAAATTCGCTGAGCGTTACTGCAAATGCAATCCAAAAGCGTTCACTAGTGCTGACACAGCATATGTTCTTGCTTACTCTGTTATAATGCTCAATACGGATGCTCATAACGCCATGGTAAAAAATAAG ATGTCAGCTGATGATTTTATAAGAAATAACCGTGGCATAGATGATGGTAAAGACTTACCTGAGGAGTATCTAAGATCGTTATTTGAACGCATATCAAGAAATGAAATTAAAATGAAAGAAGATGATTTCGCCCTTCAACAGAAGCAGTCTGTAAACTCAAACATGATTCTGAGTTTAGACAGTATTTTGAATATTGTGGTGCGTAAGAACTATGATGAAAATCAAACAAGTGATGATCTTATGCGACACATGCAAGAACAGTTCAAAGAGAAAGCCCGCAAATCAGA GTCAGTTTTTTATCCTGCAACAGACGTGTTTATACTTACATTCATGATAGAGGTGTGCTGGGCGCCTATGTTAGCTGCCTTTAGCGTTCCGCTTGACCGAAATGATGACGAGATAATAATATCTCTTTGTTTGGAAGGCTTTCGTTGTGCTATCCATGTGACATCAGCAATGTCGATGAAGACGCATAGAGATGCTTTTTTAACATCACTTGCAAAGTTTACTTCGCTCCATTCACCTGCcgatataaaacaaaaaaacatagAAGCTATCAAG GCAATAGTTACAATTGCAGATGAAGATGGGAATTATCTACAGGATGCATGGGAGCATATTCTAACATGCGTTTCACGGTTTGAGCATCTGCATCTATTGGGAGAAGGGGCTCCACCAGATGCGGCTTTTTTCGCTGTTAATCAAAATGAATCCGAAAAGTCAAAACAAACAAAGTCAAACATCCTTCCCGTTCTTAAGAAAAAGGGAGCTGGGAGGATACAGCCAGCAACAAGAAGAGGTTCATACGATAGTGCTGGCATTGGTGGTAATACTTCTGCAGGTATCACATCTGAGCAGGTGAATAACTTGGTCTCCAAGTATAACATGTTGGAACAAGTTGGCGAAATGAATCGCATATTCATAAAGAGTCAGAAACTCAATAGCGAGGCGATAGTTGACTTTGTCAAAGCGTTGTGCAAGGTGTCTATGGAGGAGTTAAAATCCACATCTGATCCACGAGTGTTTAGTCTCACCAAAATAGTTGAAATCGCCCACTATAACATGAATCGCATTAGGCTCGTTTGGACAAGCATCTGGAACGTACTTTCTAACTTTTTTGTAACTATTGGTTGTTCTGAAAACCTATCGATTGCGATATTTGCAATGGATTCTTTACGCCAACTGTCTATGAAATTCTTAGAACGTGAAGAGTTGGCTAATTACAACTTCCAAAACGAGTTCATGAAGCCTTTTGTGATTGTCATGCGCAAAAGTAATGCTGTGGAAATCAGAGAACTAATCATCAGATGCATCTCTCAGATGGTTCTTTCTCGTGTCAATAATGTTAAGTCAGGATGGAAAAGCATGTTCATG GTCTTCACTACAGCAGCTTATGATGACCACCAAAATATCGTACTTCTTGCATTTGAAATGATTGAGAAAATCGTGCGGGATTATTTCCCGTACATTACCGAGACGGAAACCACCACGTTTACAGATTGTGTGAATTGTTTGATTGCATTCACGGGTAGCAGATTCGATAAGGATATTAGCCTAAATGCTATTGCCTTCTTGCGTTTGTGTGCTGCAAAATTGGCTAAAGGAGGTTTAGGATCTTCCTCAATGAATAAGGACAAAGATATTGGATATTTGGAGGATAAAGATGGAACTCTGTACTTCTGGTTTCCACTATTAGCTG GGTTATCAGAACTTAGCTTTGACCCAAGACCCGAAATTAGAAAAAGTGCCCTCGAAGCACTCTTCGACACGTTACGAAACCATGGTCATCACTTCTCTCTACCTCTATGGGAAAAGGTGTTCGATTCCGTCCTATTTCCGATCTTCGATTACGTTCGCCATGCAATCGACCCATCCGGTGAAAACTCTTCAGAACACGGGATCGATGCTGACGTGGACGGATTCGATCAAGACACTTGGCTATATGAAACATGCACACTCGCACTCCAATTGGTTGTCGATCTTTTTGTTAACTTCTACGACACTGTCAATCCACTTTTAAGAAAAGTATTGACATTGTTAGTAAGTTTTATAAAACGTCCTCATCAAAGCCTTGCAGGCATCGGGATTGCTTCGTTTGTTCGGTTGATGAGTAATGCTGGGGAATTGTTCTCGGATGACAAGTGGCTTGAAGTTGTTTTGTCTTTAAAAGAAGCAGCAAATGCTACACTTCCTGATTTTTCGTCTATATTAGATAGAGATAGTTTAGATGTGAACGATGAGGATGCGTATGAGTCTAGGATGGAGGATGAAGATTTGGATAATTTAAGGAGGGAGCGTTTATATGCTGCCGTTTCCGATGTTAAGTGTCGGGCTGCTGTTCAACTTTTGTTAATTCAG GGAATAATAGAGATCTACAACATGTATAGATCTCAGCTATcaacaaacaacaccttagttGTTTTTGAAGCTGTGCACCGAGTGGCAATTCACGCCCACACAATAAACGCTGATGTCGCCTTACGTTCCAAGCTACAAGAGCTAGGCCCAATGACACAAATGCAGGACCCACCATTACTACGTCTTGAGATCGAGTCATATCAAACCTGCCTCACATTTCTACAAAACCTTGCAGTGGACCAACCACCATTTTACAATGAATCAAAAGCAGGGTCTCAACTTGTCGATCTTTGTCAAGAAGTCTTGAAATTCTACGTTGAAGTAGCACGCCCTCCATTTTTGACTGAGTCATCTTCTAACCGGGCCCACTGGTTGATACCGTTAGGGTCTGGGAGAAAGAGAGAACTTGGTACACGTGCACCGCTTATTGTTACAACTTTACAGGCTATTTGTAGTTTGGGAGATTCTTCATTTGAGAAGAATTTATCCAACTTTTTCCCTCTTTTCTCAAATCTTATACGCTGCGAACATGGGTCCAGTGAGGTCCAGGGAGCCCTAAGGGAAATACTCAGCTCCTCGGTGGGACCCGTTTTGTTGCGATCATGTTGA